The Thermomonospora amylolytica sequence TGTCCGCGGCGGCCTCGGCCCGCGGCAGCACGGCGTCCGAACCGTACGCGCCGACCTGGTGCATCAGGGGGTAGCGGAAGGTGGTGTAGATGCCGCGCTCGAAGAGGTCGCGCGCGACCTGGTCGCGGATGTCGTTCTCGAACTGCACCCAGTACATGAAGTACGAGGACGTGTGGCCGGCGGGCAGCGGCGGCGGCAGGCGCAGACCGGCCACGTCGGCCAGGCCCTCGTCGTAGGCCCGCGCGACCTCGCGACGGCGGGCGACGAACTCCTCCAGCCGGCTCAGCTGGACGAGGCCGATGGCCGAGAGCACGTCGTTGGTGGTCGACCGGCCCGTGAACGACACGACGTCGTAGTCCCACCAGCGGGTCCGCGAACGCAGCGCCTGGTCGTAGCCGCTGTGGAAGTGCCCCGTCGAGCCGGACCGGCCGGGTGCGCGCTGTTCCAGGCCGAGGTAGGCGACCTTGGGCGCCCGGGCGGCGAGCTCCGGGTCACGGACGTACAGCATGCCGCCGTCCACCGTGACCACGATCTTGGCGTGGTCGAAACTCCACAGGCCCATGTCGCCGAACGTGCCGCAGGCGCGTCCGTGCACGGTCGAGGCGATGGCCAGCGCGGCGTCCTCGACCAGGTGGATCCCGCGGTCGCGGCACAACTCGGCGATCTCGGCGACCGCGCCGGGATGACCGCCGTAGTGCAGGACGACCACGGCCTTGGTGCGCTCGGTCAGCACCGCCTCGACGTCGGCCACGGTCGGGTTGAGCGTGGCCTCGTCGACGTCGCAGAAGACCGGCCGCGCGCCGCGCCCGGCGATCGCGTTGCCGGCCGCCACGAAACTCACCGTCGGCAGCACGACCTCGTCACCGGGGCCGACGCCGAGCAGTTCGAAGGCGATGAACGTGGCCGAGCTGCACGAGTTCGTCGCCGTGACGTGCTCGCGGCCGACGCCGAGGTGCCGCGCGAACGCCTCCTCGAACGCGCCGGTGCGGGGGCCGCGGCCGACCCAGTTGCTCTCGAACACCTCCCGCACCGCCGCGAGTTCGCGCTCGCCGAGCGAGGGCTGCACGACGTTGATCATGTGGTCCATCGGGGCTCCTCGGCGTTGCTCGAACGCGGGACGGCGCGACCGCATCGCATGCGGCGGGCCGCCCCGGCGGTGGATCGGTGCAGGCGAGTCGTCAGCCATACGCTCGCATCGGCGCACAGGCCGCGCATCGTGCAGATTGCGGCGCTGCCCGCTCCACCCGCCGACCGCGGCATGACCGCCACCGGCACCGGGCGGGCGGGCGGCCGGGCTATGACGTCGCCCGCTCGTGCATGAGCAGCAGGAGATAGGCGGCCGTGGTGGAGTCGTCGCGGATGCCGCCCGTCCGTATCAGCCGCTCGAACTCCGCCCGCGAGACCCAGCGGTGGCGCATGTCCTGCTCCTCGTGCTCGCGCCGCGGCACTCCCGGGCTCAGGTCGGTGGCCAGGAACACGGTGAACGCCTGGCCGCTGGCGCCGTGCCAGCCGTAGAGCCTGCCGAGCGGAGTCCACGACGCCGCGCTCATGCCGGTCTCCTCGGCCAGCTCGGCGCGGCCCAGCTCCTCCGCGGTGCCGGTGCGGCCGGCCGGGAAGCAGCCCTGGGGGAACTCCCAGTACCGCCCTTTGATCGGGTACCGGTACTGCTCCACCATGTGGAACCCGCCGCGCTCGGCGGCGATCACCACGACGTAGTCGGGCCGGTCGACCACCGAGTAGATGCCGCGGGTGCCGTCCGGGCGTTCCACGACGTCCTCGCGCAGCGACAGCCACGGATTGCGGTAGACCTCGCGGGAGGAGACCGTCCGGATGACGCCGGGCACGGACTCAGCGGGCTCGGCCATACCAACCACCACCGTTCCTCGCTCCCTGATCGCCGCCGTCAACGGTAACGACGCCGTGGACGGCCGCCCCACTCCGCCAGTGCTGGATTCCCCGGCGCCGGCCGCGGCGGCGCACGCGGAGCGCTCCAAACCGCCGCCCGAGACCAGGCAACGGAAGAGATGTGCGCGCCGGTCGGCCCTGCGATGGTGATGGGGCCGATTGTGGGAGGTCTCAGTGTTGCCGACTGCCACTCCGACCCAGAATCTCCCTGATGGGACCGGTGCCGACCGGGAAACGGCGCGCCGTGCCGTGTTCCTCTACCAGGACGGCGTGCTGCTCTCCTCGACCGTCCGCGCACTCGACGCTCTGGGACTGCTGGACCCGGCCGGACGGCCCGACCGGCCGGACAACGGTTATCTCCGCGTCGCCTGGCGCTCCCTGGCCGGTGTCGGCTGGCTGGACGAATCGACCCGGGCGTGGACCGGCGAGGGCCGGGCCGCGATGCGCCACCGCGAGCGATACGTGGCCGTCGGGCGTTTCCTCGGCCGCTTCGCCGACAACGCCCCGGACTCGTGGGCCCGTCCCTGGAGCGCCGCCACCGAGAAGGAGTTCTCGGAGTTACTGGACGCCCACGAGCGCTGGCGGTCCGGCGCCGACCCCTCCGACGTGGTCACCGCGCACCTCGACGGCGCGCTCGCCGTCCCCGCCCTGCTGTCGCTGCGCGGCACCGGGCGGCTCCAGCGGCCGGAGGGCGATGCCGCGAGGCTGCTGTCCCTCCTCGGCTGGCTGGACGGCGACGGCTCCTGGACCCCGTTCGGGCGCGCCGGGCTCGCGATGGTCGACCACATGGGCATGGTGGGCTCCTACCTGCCCATGCTCGCCCGGCTCGAGCGGCTCTGCCGGGGGGAGCTGCTCGTCGAGCCCGGCGACGGCGAATGGCACTGCGAGCGCCGGCTCAACGTGCAGGCCAGCGCCGCCGCCCATCGGCGCTATTTCGCCGACGCGGACCCGGTGTTCACGGAGATCTTCAGCCGTACGCCGCGCCCCTCCTTCATCGCCGACATGGGCTGCGGCGACGGCAGCTGGCTGGCCCACCTCCACGGCCTGCTGGGGGACGGCGTCCGCTATGTCGGCATCGACGCCAGCCGGGTGGCGCTCGACCACGCGCGCGAGGTGCTCCAGGCGGCCGGGGTGCGCGATCCGCTGCTGCTCCAGGGCGACATCGGCGACCCCGACGCGCTGCGCGAACAGCTCGCCGCGCACGGCCTGGCGATCGAGGACGGACTGCACATCCGCGCGTTCCTCGATCATGACCGCCGCTATCTCGGCGGCGACCCGCGCCCCGACCTCCCCGGCTGGTCCACCGGCGCCTACGTCGCCCCCGACGGCCGTCCGCTGGAGGCCGCCGAGGTGGAGGCCGACCTCGTCGAGCACCTCCGGAGATGGGTGCCCCACGTGCGCAGGCACGGACTCGTCGTCCTCGAGGCGCACTGCGTGGCTCCGCACGTGACGCGGCGCCACCTCGGAGCCCTGCACTCGGTGGCCTTCGACGCCTATCACGGCCTCTCCCACCAGTACCCGGTCGAGCACTCCGCCTTCATGCGGTGCTGCCGGATCGCCGGGCTGCAGCCCGTCAGCCACCTCGAGCGCCGCTACCCGACCACCCGGCCGTTCGTCGCGGTGTCCCTCAACCGCCTGATACCCGTACGGCCGGCGCCGCGGCGCATCCAGACCGAACGCCTCGACACCTGGCGGCCCGACCCGGGGACCGACCGGACCGACGGCGAGGAGCTGCACCGTCTCCTCTTCACCGAGGGCGACGTCGCTCATCCGCGCCAGTGGTGTTCCGGCGCCACCGGCATCGTGGTCCGCGACGCGCTGCACGCCATCGAGGCCCGCATCGAGAGCGCCGGGCGCGGCGACACCGTCCGGGTGCTCGACTACGGCGCCGGCACCGGCCTGGCCTCGATCGAGCTGATCAAAGCCTGCGTCGCACACGACGTCGAACGGCGCCTGGCCGACCGCGGCGCCACCTTCGAGCTGCACCTGGTCGACATCCCGACGAGCTGGTTCGCCCAGGGGTACGAACTGCTGCGCGAGCACCCCTGGACGCGTTTCCACGCGCTCCGCACCGGCGGCGCGTTCCGTCCGCTGATCGACGTGATGGCGGGCGAGCAGGTCGACGTGGTGCTGGCCAACATGGTGTTCCACCTGCTGACCGACGGGGCCATGCGGCACGCCGCGGACTCCATCGCCGGCGTCCTGCGGCCCGGCGGCCTGCTCTCCTTCAGCTCGCCCGACCTGGGTCCGGCCGGCGCCCACTCGCTGCTCTTCCACGACCCCAACCGGCTGCTGCGCGAACACTGGCTGGCCGCGCTCGACTC is a genomic window containing:
- a CDS encoding DegT/DnrJ/EryC1/StrS family aminotransferase, coding for MDHMINVVQPSLGERELAAVREVFESNWVGRGPRTGAFEEAFARHLGVGREHVTATNSCSSATFIAFELLGVGPGDEVVLPTVSFVAAGNAIAGRGARPVFCDVDEATLNPTVADVEAVLTERTKAVVVLHYGGHPGAVAEIAELCRDRGIHLVEDAALAIASTVHGRACGTFGDMGLWSFDHAKIVVTVDGGMLYVRDPELAARAPKVAYLGLEQRAPGRSGSTGHFHSGYDQALRSRTRWWDYDVVSFTGRSTTNDVLSAIGLVQLSRLEEFVARRREVARAYDEGLADVAGLRLPPPLPAGHTSSYFMYWVQFENDIRDQVARDLFERGIYTTFRYPLMHQVGAYGSDAVLPRAEAAADRTLLLPIHQSLSDADVDRVITEVRACTAARLASATC
- a CDS encoding NUDIX domain-containing protein; this translates as MAEPAESVPGVIRTVSSREVYRNPWLSLREDVVERPDGTRGIYSVVDRPDYVVVIAAERGGFHMVEQYRYPIKGRYWEFPQGCFPAGRTGTAEELGRAELAEETGMSAASWTPLGRLYGWHGASGQAFTVFLATDLSPGVPRREHEEQDMRHRWVSRAEFERLIRTGGIRDDSTTAAYLLLLMHERATS
- a CDS encoding class I SAM-dependent methyltransferase; translation: MFLYQDGVLLSSTVRALDALGLLDPAGRPDRPDNGYLRVAWRSLAGVGWLDESTRAWTGEGRAAMRHRERYVAVGRFLGRFADNAPDSWARPWSAATEKEFSELLDAHERWRSGADPSDVVTAHLDGALAVPALLSLRGTGRLQRPEGDAARLLSLLGWLDGDGSWTPFGRAGLAMVDHMGMVGSYLPMLARLERLCRGELLVEPGDGEWHCERRLNVQASAAAHRRYFADADPVFTEIFSRTPRPSFIADMGCGDGSWLAHLHGLLGDGVRYVGIDASRVALDHAREVLQAAGVRDPLLLQGDIGDPDALREQLAAHGLAIEDGLHIRAFLDHDRRYLGGDPRPDLPGWSTGAYVAPDGRPLEAAEVEADLVEHLRRWVPHVRRHGLVVLEAHCVAPHVTRRHLGALHSVAFDAYHGLSHQYPVEHSAFMRCCRIAGLQPVSHLERRYPTTRPFVAVSLNRLIPVRPAPRRIQTERLDTWRPDPGTDRTDGEELHRLLFTEGDVAHPRQWCSGATGIVVRDALHAIEARIESAGRGDTVRVLDYGAGTGLASIELIKACVAHDVERRLADRGATFELHLVDIPTSWFAQGYELLREHPWTRFHALRTGGAFRPLIDVMAGEQVDVVLANMVFHLLTDGAMRHAADSIAGVLRPGGLLSFSSPDLGPAGAHSLLFHDPNRLLREHWLAALDSAEPHSLAPPLRDAVARVRPAERASAQRRADRRILPTPQTRTSVAAALAPYFHGTVERRTYELLAEESLMTALVPANQAEYLAEIADRGLREAVIRHLMREHVLPELMRGPAGTALGLNIEWTIGRYERSL